AGGCGCCCGTCGAGATCGTACGTCCACGCGTGGTAGCCGCACTGGAAGGTGCGCCGGCTTCCGGCATCCTCGGTGCACACGCGCATGCCGCGGTGACGGCACACGTTGAAGAACGCCCGGATCTGCCCGCGCCGGTTGCGCGAGACGATGAGCTGCTCGCTGCCGACCTGCACGAGCTTGTAGTCGCCGGCGCGCGGGATGTCGCCTGAGCGCACGACGCACATCCACGTCGTCTCGAAGATGCGCTCCTGCTCACGCGCGAAGACGCCCGGGTCGGTGTACGCCGAGCCCGGGGGAGTGCGGCGGAGCGACCCGGGGAGCGGCTGGTCGAGCTGGTCGATGATCACGTGCGTCTCCCCGGTCAGGCGGCCGCTTCGGCGGCGGTGCGGAGGGCGGGTCGGTTCGTCTTGCGCCACCGCATCATGAGGCGCGGCTGGTTCACGGCGAACGCGGCGACGGGGACGCCGTCGCGGTGGTAGGTGACGAACAGCTCGGCGTGGTCGACGCCGCCCGCCTCGACGAGCGCGACCTCGTCGCCGTGCAGCTCGCCGGCGAACTGCAGCTTCGCGTCGTACTGATCGGACCAGACGTAGGCCGCCTCGGGCCGCGCGGGGGCGGTGCCGGTGAGCAGGCCCGCGACGTGTCCGGCGCGCTGCGTGGCCTCGGTCCAGTGGCCGCAGGGGATGCCGGCCCACACCGCGCAGTCGCCGACCGCCCAGATGCCGGGCGCGGCGCGTCCGTCCTCGTCGCAGCGCAGGCCCCCGTCGACGTCGAGCCCGCTTCCGGCCAGCCACTCGACGGCCGGGTCGGCTCCGATGCCCGAGATGACGACGGATGCCGCCAGCCGGCGTCCGTCGGTGAGGACGACGCCGTCGGCGCGCCCCTCGGACGCCGTCACGTGGGCGATGCGTGCGTCGGTGACGAACCGCACGCCGTGCCGCTCATGCACGGCCTGGACGACGCTCGCGGCGAGCGGGCCGCGGCGGCGGATGAGCGGCGCCTCGTCGGCGCACACGACGGTGACGCGGGCTCCGGCGCGCACGGCCGCGGCGGCCGCCTCGAGGCCGACGAAGCCGGCTCCGGCGACCACGACCTCGGCACCGGGCGTCAGAGCCTCGCGGAGGGCTTCGGCGTCTTCGATCGTCGCGAGAGGATATACGCCGTCGCGCGCGCCCGGCAGTGTGCGCGGCCGCGCGCCGGTGGCGACGATGATGTCGTCGGCGAGGATGCGGCTGCCGTCGTCGAGGACGACCTCGCGACGTGCCGCATCCAGCGCGTGCGCGGTGCGCCCCAGCATGAACGTGACGCCGTGGCAGTCGCCCTCGGCCTCGAGTGCCAGGTCGGCCCGGGTGATCTCGCCGGAGAGGAACTGCTTGCTCAGCGGCGGGCGATCGTAGGGTCGGTGGGGCTCGGCGCCGAGGACGACGATCTGACCGTGGTAGCCGGCGGCCGAGAGGTTCCGCGCCGTGGTGAAGCCCGCGAGCCCGGCGCCGACGATGACGATGCGGTGGTCGGTGCGGTCGGTCACAGCGAGACCCCCGGGGGCAGGTGCGCGGGGGCATCCGACAGCTCGGCCCACACGACGTCGTCGATGACCTCGACGCGGTGCACGCGCACGCCGAAACGCGCCGGCGGCTGGTCGACCGCGCCGGTGGTCAGCGAGAACGAGCTCGCGTGCAGCGGGCACTCGACCGCACAGCCGTCGAGCCAGCCCTGCGCGAGCGAGGCGTCCTGGTGCGTGCACGTGTCGTCGATCGCGTGCACGTCGCCGTCGGCGGTGAGGAAGACCGCGACCGGTGGCGAGACCGTGTCGATCCGTGTTCCCTCACCGGGGGTCAGGTCGCTCAGAGAGCAGAGGCGCTGCATGGGGCGGCTCCGGAGACTCGTCGGCCAAGTGTGCGTTATACGCAACACGCTTCGTATTACACAACAGAATGAGATCGGCCGAGGGCGGAGTCAAGCGGACTCAGGCGCGTCACGACCAGAATTTACGGCGCGGAAACACCCCGCCTCCGCCGTTACAGGACGGAAACCGCAGGGGCTCGCAGGTCGCGCGAGCGCGGGGCGGTGGAAGGCGGGCTCAGGCCTCGAGCAGACGGCGGATGTGCGCGCCGACGGCATGGGTCTCGATGAGGAATCCGTCGTGCCCGAAGTCGCTCGTGAGAACGACCGCGCGATCCCCGTCGAGCGACGTGCGGATGCCGTGGGCGATGCGGTGCTGGCCGTCGATGGGGAAGAGGCGATCGCTGTCGATGCCGAGCACGAGGGCCGTCGCGGTCACGCGTGCGAGGGCGTCCTCGATGCCGCCGCGATCACGTCCGACGTCGTGCGAGTTCATCGCCTCGACGAGCGTGATGTAGCTGTTGGCGTCGAAGCGCCGGGTGAACTTGTTGCCGTGGAAGTCCAGGTACGACTCCACCGCGAAGCGGCCGCCGTGCCCGAGGGGGCTCAGGCCCGACTGCCACGACCGCTGGAACCGCTGATTCAGCTCGGTGGGGGAGCGGTAGTTCAGCAGCGCCATGCGCCGTGCGAGGGCGAGACCGCGGTTGGGACCGTCGCCGTCGCCGGAGTCGTAGTACTCGCCGCCGGCGAAGCGGGGGTCGATGCGGATGGCCTCGAGCTGCACCGAGTTCAGGGCGATCTGATCGGCGGTGTTCGTCGGCGGCGACGACAGGATGCCGACGCGTGCCACGCGGTCGGGCTGGCCGACGGCCCACTCCAGCGCGTGCATGCCGCCCATCGATCCGCCGAGGACCGCGGCCCACGTGTCGATGCCGAGTGCTTCCGCCAGCCGCACCTGCGCCGAGACCTGGTCGCGGATGGTCAGGTACGGGAAGCGCGAGGCCCACTCGTACCCGTCGGGCGCGACGCTGGCAGGGCCCGTGGATCCCTGGCATCCGCCCAGCATGTTCGGCGCGACGACGAACCACTCGTCGGTGTCGATCGGGCAGCCCGGGCCGACGATGTCGTCCCACCAGCCCGAGGTCGCATGTCCCGGGCCCGCCGGGCCCCGCACGTGGCTGTCGCCGGTGAGCGCGTGGAGCACGAGCACGGCGTTGTCGCGGGCGGCGTTGAGCTCGCCCCACGTCTCGTACGCGAGGCGGTAGCCGGGGAGCTCCCGCCCGCCCTCGGTGCGGAACGCCCCGAACGCGGCGAACCGGCGGTCGCCGACCGGGTCGCCGTCGCGCCACGCGCCGGTGGCGGGCGGCCGCCCCAGCAGCAGGCGCGCGTCGGCCTCCGTCACCGGTGCCGACGGCACGGTGTCTTCGGAGGTCTGCCAGTCCATGTCAGGGGCCTTTCGCGCGGGACTCCAGGGTATGCGGTGGGATGGATCGTCGGCTGACTGTTACCGGATGCCGCAAGCGGCAGCGACCGGGCGGGCGGTCCTCGCGCCG
This region of Microbacterium thalassium genomic DNA includes:
- a CDS encoding NAD(P)/FAD-dependent oxidoreductase encodes the protein MTDRTDHRIVIVGAGLAGFTTARNLSAAGYHGQIVVLGAEPHRPYDRPPLSKQFLSGEITRADLALEAEGDCHGVTFMLGRTAHALDAARREVVLDDGSRILADDIIVATGARPRTLPGARDGVYPLATIEDAEALREALTPGAEVVVAGAGFVGLEAAAAAVRAGARVTVVCADEAPLIRRRGPLAASVVQAVHERHGVRFVTDARIAHVTASEGRADGVVLTDGRRLAASVVISGIGADPAVEWLAGSGLDVDGGLRCDEDGRAAPGIWAVGDCAVWAGIPCGHWTEATQRAGHVAGLLTGTAPARPEAAYVWSDQYDAKLQFAGELHGDEVALVEAGGVDHAELFVTYHRDGVPVAAFAVNQPRLMMRWRKTNRPALRTAAEAAA
- a CDS encoding bifunctional 3-phenylpropionate/cinnamic acid dioxygenase ferredoxin subunit, translated to MQRLCSLSDLTPGEGTRIDTVSPPVAVFLTADGDVHAIDDTCTHQDASLAQGWLDGCAVECPLHASSFSLTTGAVDQPPARFGVRVHRVEVIDDVVWAELSDAPAHLPPGVSL
- the metX gene encoding homoserine O-acetyltransferase MetX, translated to MDWQTSEDTVPSAPVTEADARLLLGRPPATGAWRDGDPVGDRRFAAFGAFRTEGGRELPGYRLAYETWGELNAARDNAVLVLHALTGDSHVRGPAGPGHATSGWWDDIVGPGCPIDTDEWFVVAPNMLGGCQGSTGPASVAPDGYEWASRFPYLTIRDQVSAQVRLAEALGIDTWAAVLGGSMGGMHALEWAVGQPDRVARVGILSSPPTNTADQIALNSVQLEAIRIDPRFAGGEYYDSGDGDGPNRGLALARRMALLNYRSPTELNQRFQRSWQSGLSPLGHGGRFAVESYLDFHGNKFTRRFDANSYITLVEAMNSHDVGRDRGGIEDALARVTATALVLGIDSDRLFPIDGQHRIAHGIRTSLDGDRAVVLTSDFGHDGFLIETHAVGAHIRRLLEA